In Gossypium raimondii isolate GPD5lz chromosome 12, ASM2569854v1, whole genome shotgun sequence, a single window of DNA contains:
- the LOC105762278 gene encoding LOW QUALITY PROTEIN: long chain acyl-CoA synthetase 4 (The sequence of the model RefSeq protein was modified relative to this genomic sequence to represent the inferred CDS: inserted 3 bases in 2 codons; deleted 1 base in 1 codon), with amino-acid sequence MKKGTKHEDASFICDRVVLSKVNSGLGGNVRLILSSAAPLSDHVEEFLRGVACCHVPQGYGLTETCAGTFVSLPNELSTLGTVGPPVPNVDRCLESVPEMGYDALASIPRGEICVRGXTLFSGYYKREDLTNEVFADGWFLTGDVGERQPNGSMKIIDRKKNIFKLSQGEYVAVENLENVFGLASVIDSIWIYGNSFESFLVAVVNPKKQALESWAAENGVHGGFNSICQNPKAKECVVEELSKIGKEKKLKGFEXIKAAHIDPVPFDMERDPLTPTYKKKRSQLL; translated from the exons ATGAAGAAGGGCACTAAACATGAAGATGCATCTTTTATCTGTGACAGAGTTGTATTGAGTAAG GTAAATAGCGGGTTGGGAGGGAATGTACGGCTCATTCTATCTAGCGCAGCACCTCTTTCTGATCATGTCGAAGAGTTCCTGCGAGGGGTTGCATGTTGTCATGTTCCGCAAGGATATG GCCTGACCGAGACTTGTGCAGGGACGTTTGTCTCGTTACCGAATGAATTGTCTACGCTTGGTACTGTGGGTCCTCCAGTACCAAACGTAGATAGATGCCTAGAATCTGTCCCTGAAATGGGATACGATGCTCTTGCAAGCATACCACGTGGGGAAATTTGTGTCAGGGG GACACTATTTTCAGGGTACTACAAACGTGAAGACCTCACCAATGAGGTATTCGCCGATGGATGGTTCCTCACAG GGGATGTTGGTGAGCGGCAACCAAATGGAAGTATGAAAATTATTGATCGAAAGAAGAACATTTTTAAGCTTTCACAAGGGGAATATGTTGCAGTTGAGAATCTGGAGAATGTTTTTGGTCTTGCATCTGTTATTGATTCG ATCTGGATTTATGGGAACAGCTTTGAGTCCTTCCTCGTTGCTGTTGTTAACCCCAAGAAGCAAGCACTTGAAAGCTGGGCTGCCGAGAATGGTGTACATGGTGGCTTTAATTCCATCTGTCAAAATCCCAAGGCC AAAGAGTGCGTAGTCGAGGAGCTCTCAAAGattggaaaagagaaaaag CTGAAAGGTTTTG TTATAAAAGCTGCCCATATTGACCCTGTCCCGTTTGACATGGAACGTGACCCTCTCACCCCAACGTATAAGAAGAAAAGGTCTCAACTGCTCTAA
- the LOC128035603 gene encoding long chain acyl-CoA synthetase 4-like — protein MYTSGTTGDPMGVMISNCSIVTLIAGVKHLVECVNEELTEKDVYLSYLPLAHIFDRVIEEFFISRGALMGFCRGDVKLLVDDIELKSSIFCAVPRVLDRVHSGLLQKVSGGS, from the exons ATGTATACTAGCGGAACCACTGGTGATCCCATGGGAGTGATGATTTCAAATTGTAGTATTGTTACTCTTATAGCAGGGGTGAAACACCTGGTAGAGTGTGTAAATGAGGAG TTGACTGAGAAGGATGTATATCTTTCTTATCTTCCTCTTGCACATATATTTGACCGGGTGATTGAGGAGTTTTTCATTTCTCGAGGTGCCTTAATGGGATTCTGCCGCGGG GATGTGAAACTATTGGTTGATGATATTGAGCTAAAGTCAAGTATCTTCTGTGCGGTTCCTCGTGTGTTAGACAGAGTCCATTCAG GTTTACTACAGAAGGTTTCTGGGGGAAGCTAA
- the LOC105765302 gene encoding mitochondrial inner membrane protein OXA1, translating into MAFSRSLYSRATLIARRYQPSFAYIFHDDDRKTHPSTEPQSTQKPRNFGQQRSFGTGFSNSSSGLCGVLFHDRRCSQLAFLPGTGVSFGRFMSTKVNDGAKEVELMTDVAEAFKDTAIEAVTSQVPAVNEVAVAAADCWLPVATLQYVIDAVHSFTGFNWWASIVVTTLLIRSATVPLLINQLKATTKMTLMRPRLEEVKERMSSKGSDALSMAEGQNEMQKLFKEYGVTPFTPLKGIFIQGPIFVSFFLAISTMAEKMESFKSGGAYWFTDLSTPDSLYIFPVMTALTFLLTVECNMQEGMEGNPAAATIKNVSRVFAVLTVPFTMSFPKAIFCYWITSNIFSLGYGLVLKAPGVKKALGVPEIPKQPVVTTPQPSIDLYTALKQTLKQAKTASQQSTSLPIEPTKVANQITSSSSSSSSTINQRLRNLEKQVKGRKKNKKR; encoded by the exons ATGGCGTTTAGCCGTAGCCTTTACAGTAGAGCAACCCTAATAGCTAGACGGTATCAACCATCGTTTGCCTACATTTTCCATGATGATGACCGTAAGACTCATCCTTCTACCGAGCCTCAATCTACACAAAAGCCTCGTAATTTTGGTCAACAAAGATCTTTTGGAACTGGGTTTAGTAATTCATCCTCGGGGCTTTGTGGTGTATTGTTCCATGATAGAAGATGTTCCCAACTAGCCTTTCTCCCTGGCACTGGTGTCTCTTTTGGTCGGTTTATGTCGACTAAGGTTAATGATGGGGCGAAAGAGGTCGAGCTTATGACTGatgttgcggaagcttttaaggATACTGCCATTGAAGCTGTGACTTCGCAGGTTCCTGCTGTGAATGAGGTTGCCGTTGCTGCTGCTGATTGTTGGTTACCAGTTGCTACATTGCAGTATGTTATTGATGCGGTTCATTCTTTTACAGGCTTCAACTG GTGGGCTTCCATAGTAGTGACAACGCTTTTGATTCGAAGTGCAACCGTTCCACTTTTGATAAATCAACTTAAAGCTACCACAAAAATGACG CTAATGAGGCCACGCTTGGAGGAAGTCAAGGAGCGGATGTCAAGCAAG GGTAGTGATGCCTTGTCAATGGCTGAAGGTCAAAATGAAATGCAAAAGCTTTTCAAGGA ATATGGCGTGACTCCATTTACTCCGCTGAAAGGGATTTTTATTCAGGGTCCCATCTTTGTGAGCTTTTTCTTGGCT ATTTCAACAATGGCTGAGAAAATGGAATCATTTAAATCCGGTGGAGCATATTGGTTTACAGATCTCTCTACTCCAGATAGTTTATACATCTTTCCGGTTATGACAGCGCTAACTTTTTTGTTAACTGTGGAG TGTAACATGCAAGAAGGCATGGAAGGGAATCCTGCTGCTGCAACTATAAAAAATGTTTCTCGGGTCTTTGCTGTTCTTACAGTTCCGTTTACCATGAGTTTCCCGAAG GCCATATTTTGTTATTGGATCACATCGAATATATTTTCCCTTGGATATGGATTAG TGCTTAAGGCTCCTGGAGTGAAGAAGGCTTTAGGTGTTCCGGAAATACCGAAGCAACCAGTTGTTACTACACCACAGCCTTCTATTGATCTGTATACGGCTCTCAAACAAACTCTCAAACAAGCCAAAACCGCATCACAGCAGTCTACCTCGTTGCCCATTGAACCTACAAAAGTTGCGAATCAAATAacatcatcttcatcttcttcgtCTTCGACCATCAATCAGAGGCTTAGAAATTTAGAGAAACAAGTAAAAGGAAGGAAGAAAAACAAGAAGAGGTGA